Part of the Quercus lobata isolate SW786 chromosome 6, ValleyOak3.0 Primary Assembly, whole genome shotgun sequence genome, cttccaatgagaaatagaaaaatatccATCAATCAAGTTTTGAAACAGAAATTAGTTTGTCCTTAACAAAAGAACCAAAGAACCATGGTTGTTGCCTTAATACTTATAATGTTACCATGCCCCATATGGATTGATGACAAATTAGATTAAACGATGTCGTTTTGGCTCTTGCAATAATTATTGTATTTTGTCTGTTTATTGCTCTTGGAATTGGAAATGGCCAAGCTGGGCCCTCCAGCCCTGAGCCCAGCCAGGCCCACaactctcttttttgttttgattgtgactGGTCAACATCTGGGCTTGCTCTGCTCCCTTCCTGTTAAGTCTAACAtaataatgatgaaaaaaaaggtACTGTTGAGCATGAGAAACCTTGGGAATGCACTGTAGTGTGTAGTGTACAGAGCTAATTCATTGTGGACACGTGTCATTTGCGTTTCAGAGTGAGACTTGAGATGAACTGATGGCAATCATGGCACGTGTGGtcgatttttttattttaaaaagtagagtagttttatacttttaatgtgggccatttttttttttactaacaaaACAATGAAAAGTGAAATTATCACTACTAGGTTTGACTCCATAGTGATGGTGGTAATAATTTCTCACTGTGTTGGTTTTCCTCTAAGAAATTATAGCTTTTGTTGTAGCTAACTTCTCACTTTTGACAATGACATGAgtaaagttattgtcaaaaataaaaatcgaaCCGGTTGGTGGGAGatttaaaatgataataataataatacagaGAGATTATATGTCAATTATGGTTAATATGTTTTCAAGTGATtgttaaaacttttaatttcaGTATCATGACTCATGACTATGATAAAAGAGTGTGAAGTAGCTTTCTATTTGTTAATTTCACTCATTATGGGTTTGTTCATAGAATTTTACGGAATTagtgttttgagtttaaaataagCGTTTGTTAAAAAGTTGTAAGGAATTGAAGTTACAAAAcagagttttgagtttttaaaacaCTTTTTTCTACTCTCAAACCGCCTAATCAAACGAATTTTAAACAAACTTCATGAAAActcaatttttcatgaaaatttgtGTACCTGGGTGCCATAACAAGGTTCATGAAAACccaatttttctctcaaaaagtGACattttcaactctctctctctctattaaaaatataattacctATCCAACGTGTGACCTTTACCTGTTTATCAATGTTTGCAACTGTAAACAAGCACTAGCTCAAACagtcaaaaatagaaaacagcATAATATTATGAAAAACCTTAATTGATTAACAACAGCTAAGCACTGCCAAttctataattaaaattaagcCAATTATAACAGACTACTATTATGTACTATCAAGGATCCCAATAGCATATAAACTTACATTTACATGTCATATGATATGAGATGGAAGTGACGAACCAACAGTACTAGTAGGTTACAGAAGGCAATTTGCCTTGAAACTTTAAAAGAAACCAACTCAGAGATAGATATTAAACTAAAATGACTCGATCAGCCTTAAACTTTGAGTgcctaattttatattttaaaaccttcctatttatacatttttcagctctctctctgactctctccaTGTGTATTTGTGTACGGGGATGGGGAGAACACAAGATGCTCAGTGAGTCAGTGCCACTGCAAAATTAGTCGAGGTTCGGcaccaaaattttcaactcTGACTTATTGTAGTAACTGAgaaatatttaaattgatttctCTGAGGTTCTTAATTTTAGTTTGGTATAAATTGTCTCTTGCTACTTGCTAGaaccaatatatataaacacaggGCGACAATTACAAATCATCTTTTCGAAATGTGAATGTGAACATCCTTTCATTCCTTTTTActccaaattaacaaattgtGAAGTACTTGTCTTTAATGTGATCCAAGTGGCAAGTACTAACATTTTCCTTGCTAAAGATTTCTTTTTTCGGGTAACGGTGCCCTTGTGCACACAGTTTATCGTACaattgattgaatttttttataaacagtTGATTCACTTTCAATTTAAGAGacttatttattagtttttgttacTTTCTAATATATATGAGATTCATTTTAAGCGAAGACATCTATTAACttgtataaaatttttgataatattgttacaaaaagaaaagggtccAAAAATAATCACAGACCAACACAAGTCCCAATGAAGAACTTTTCTAAGTGTGCGTGGTGGTTTTtcagaaaccaaaaaaacaaaaacaaaggtgGGCGTCCTGGTGAATGAGATGGCACTATATATCACTATGTAAAGAAATATGGAAGATGGGTAAAAGGGTTTGGTCAGAGCTCTCACGAGAATCATAACCCTTTTGTTTTGTCAATAACTTTGGATGGTAAAGAAAGCATTTAATTAATATTGTCCAGTTCCACAATGTGAGATTAATGGTAGGAAAATGATCTTTCAGTTACAGCATAACAGATTGACATAGGgaagacaaaaagaaaagtacaaatacaaaaagtttttaaagtTCCATAGTTTAGCCTTGGGGATTGGTCAATCATATTCTGTCTCCAATTTAAAACCTTATATTCATATCAGATACATATAGATTATTACTGACTTACTGTTTATTCTGCTAGTTTAATGGGGCTCATTTtagacagagagacagagagactcTTACTCTCAATTTAGATGGACTCGGTTATGTGTACGAGTTTGTAAggaaaattcaaacttttaCCGAGTGAGGAGCTGATGATGTAAATCTTTGACCAGTCAGTCAGTAATATAGTATTATTCAGTGAACTTAGTTTAACGAGTTATTCATGTTGTCACGTGCTGATGTGCATGAGCCATACGAAAAATACAGCTATTTTATTTGTGAAGAACACAGTGATTGCTTTGTACGAGCAAAGCatacatcttttttttaaagaaaaagggaaagagagaaggaatGAACGTATTATTCTTACTTTCATGTGCATTAGCCAGCTAGGAGCACTTTCAGATTTCTGCTATACTATCATCACCAACACGTACAGTGATTCCCTAGTGTTAGTTTGTACACAAACTATAACACCACCCCAAAAATGCTAAACAAAAAGGAGGGACGAGCTTGATTATTAGGATATGTAGGAGGTGATAACTTGTACAAAGgatatatacaaaaatattcTTGCATTCATGCGTGTTACATGAATGTGAAGGTGTCTTATTTATCAACTATTAAGTATATACAATATCATCTTTACCTGTATATGAGGTTCATGTGTAGATTTCACATGTAAAAGAAATGTTGCATACAACTATTACAGAAGATacttttttttgtgagagaagaattacttaagaatttttttttttagtgagaaaagtattatgtactttttttttgtgagagaagcattacttaagattttttttagtgagagaAGTATTATGTACACATGTTTTATCATAAGATACTTATGGGCAACACTTTTTGCACAAAATATGATCAATGCATGATGGGATCAACCAACTTTAATGCAAGTTGtacggtttttttttaaaaaaaaaaaacctaagtaTAACTCAGTAGATATTAAAGATTAAGTTAACTCCAATTCATTGCACCATGATTCAAATGGACattcacatatatttttaattacatgACATATTTAATAGTTATGAGATTTGTGGGAGGAAACTTAGTCTTTCCCCAAGAAGGAATTGTCCGCTTTGGGAATGTGCCGAGGACCGATGCCACCCTCATGGATTTGTtcaatcccacatcggggaGAGACGTCTCCCACCTTTgggagagacgcctcccacCTTTAGCTTATAAGCACTGGGTCTAAGTGAAGGTGAACCATCGTGTGTGTGATCGGTCCTCGGCCCATTCCCAAAGCGGACAATTCCTTCTTGGGGTAAGATTGAGTTTCCGCCCATAGGATtcattttaatgatttaatgagttatataattaaaatacatATGAATAGTCTTATGAATCACCAAGTAATATTTTGGATGAGATCCTCCAATccaatttgaagaaaaactttGTTATTGTAGTGGCTCCACTATGTTACACATCCTGGCATGAATGACAAACTTCATATGGGAAATAACAAGTCATTAATTACTTCTATTAGTGTTATTAATGGTATTTTTGTTCCTCGATTTGAATCTAATCACTCTTACTCACTATTACATCAATCGCTATTTCTTTCCACATAACCAAATCATCTCATATTGCTAACACAGAAAATTGTTAGAGGCTATCATAAAGACAAGGGCAAGGCTAGATGCACACTAAAAGTTGATTTAACGGGGCTATCATAAAGACCAGGGCAAGGCTAGATGCACGCTAAAAAGTTGATTTAATTAAAGCATATGATTCGGATGAGTGGGACTTTATTCTTCACTGTCTCATTGCTGTTAGTGTGCCTCCAAAGTTTTTCTCTTGGGCCAAAGAATGTATGCCACCCCAAAGTTCTCTATATCTTTTAATGGTGGGCTGGAGGGTTATTTCAATGGGAGAAGGGGGCTGAGGCAAGGGGATCCATTGTCCCCCTTACCTCTTTGTTTTGGTTATGGAAGGTTTTTCCAAACTAAACTCTATATTCATAACTCACCTAAGTTCAAGTTTCATCTGAAGTGTAAAAGTTTAAGGCTAACTCACCTTTGTTTTGCCAATAATTTGGTGAGTTTTTCTGCTAAAGATATCCATTCAATAAGCCTGGTACAAACGGCTTTAGAAGCCATCAATAGAGCATCTCTGGGCTGGTTGCTTCAAAGTCAAGTTCTTTTTGTTGCTTCAAAGTTAAGTTCTTTTTGTTGTTATCCCCTTTAGTCTAAAGATGCAAATTATTGTGATAATTCAATTCAAAGAGGAAGCTTCCTGTCAGGTACCTTTATAAGTGTTCTACTTATTTCGTGGAGGTAATTGTCTGAGAAAGAGTGTTTTAGTTGACAAAATCACAGCCAAAGTTAATTCTTGGTCCCTGAAATATTTGTCTTATGCCAGAAAACTTTAATTAATACaatcatttttgtttaactTTCAAAATTACTGGTCTAGAATGTTTATTCTCCCTAAAAACGTCCTTAGAGCCGTGGAACAAAGATTGAGTAGCTTTCTTTGGAATAGTTTAGCTAGTTTTGCAATTGGTACCAAAATAAATTGGGATTTGCTGTGCAAGCTAAAAAGTGAGGGAGGATTAGGCTTAAAGAGGATTGAGGAATGGATCAAGACAGCTATCAGAGGTTTCATTTGGTCATTGTATGCTTAGGCTGGATCCTGGATCTTTATGGGTTCCTTGGGCCAAAACTAACCTCTTAAGGGCAGTTGCTTTTGGATTGTTAATATTCCCCAGGATTGTACGTGAAGTTTAAGAGCATTTACATCAGTTTGTGTATGATAGAAAAATGTGTAGAATTTATAtggtttttcctaaaaattaataacCCACATCAGTCCTTGTATAATTGTggtaaatttacaagtttgctATAATAactgtataaatttacaataacACTACTCATTgtatgtgaagaaagagaaacaattaaaaaaataagaaaaaattaatattctaataaaatgtaatataaaataaataacctaatgtgaagtattttgaaaaataagtatataaaatagaaaaaaataagttcTCATGCTAAAATAGGAGGAGACATACCTCGTAACAAGATATATTTTCCCCTAAAATAGACATGAATTTTTGCACGaatgcaaatgctctaaggaatattttaaaacttagaAAGGATGCTGCTCAGATTTGAAGTTGGAACTGCCTCCGACTATAGAGTTGTTTAGTGCATGTTTTAGCCGGTTCTCTGAATGTAATGGTTTCTAGTGTTTTGCAGGATCAGGGTTGACATTGGCCTCCAGCTAAATATGAAGATCTAGTAACCATGCAAAATAAACTCCCATTAATAGAGCTGGTGGACGAAGATAGGTATTGGATCCCTTCAAAGTCTAGTTTGTACTCTTGTTTTAGTACCTGGAGCTATATAAGGAGGAAAAATCTCGAGGTCAAGTGGTGGAAACTAATATGGTTCCAGGGTGCAATTCCTAAGTATGCTTTCATTGGTTGGCTTGGCTAGCTATCTAGAATAGATTGTTGAGGAAAGAGAGGCCTTTTAAAGTTAAGTATATGTGCTAATAATGCTAGCTGTGGAATCTGCCGAAATAGAATTGAGGATAGGGGCATCTTTCTTTGAGTGCCCTCTGTCCAAAAGAATGCGATAAACTATTATAAATGCTTTATCAGGAATCTTAAATTCCTTTGGCAAGAAATCATGCTGTGGGGGAGAAGATCATCTGAGGGAAGGAGTTTAGACATGTGATATGCAAAATTGTCTTATGGTCTGGTGTCTATCACCTGTGGGCCTGTGGCAGCTCAAAATTATGTTCTTTCATCAAGGTAGGATTAATTTTGAAGAGATTATTGCCAAGAGTCTCATTATCAGCCCTTTTACTTTACATATATACTGGTTGAAACTTTCTAGTGTTTTTAACGGAAACATCCAGAGTTCAAATCCTCCTCTCCCATTATACCTAttgaattctcaaaaaaattctgaagAGATTATCATCAAAAGTGTTAAATGGGAAGTTAAAGAAAGGGTGAAAACAGGTGGTTTCTGCATCTGTGCTGAACAGAGCAGAGTTGTGCTCATGGGGCATCTCTAGCTCAGTTCTTAGGTGCCCTCCTTGTAGATGATTGGATGTTTAGATTTCCCATCCCcgtttgcttttgtttttgtcttgAGATACCGGCTGGCCTAGCTGGttcttttttagtgtttttatgcTGTATTTGATACGCAcgtttcttttaaaataaatttgctTGATCATCAAAACAAAACTCTCACATCATTTCACCAATGGGACCGACTCTTTATCTTTAATCTTATTTCTTCATTCCACAtcctattttttcttatatttctgcTTATCCATATATTCTCGTTTCATTCACAGAATGTTATGAACATGTTTCGTAATAGCCCAACAATCAAATATAACATTACTTATTGGAGTCTCAGGGCTGATAATTTAAACTCAAGTAAATATGATCCAAAAAATGCAACTAAATTTTATAAGCTAGACCACTACGGAAGGGTCTAGTTTGTATAGTCTTTAATTGTGGCTGACATATTTCATagttacaacaaattttgtacaAATCATTGTAATAAACATTAAATCTAAAGTATAAATTGCCAGATGATTCCTCTGGAACTTTATTGCCAACGAAATCTGAGAGCAATGAATCAAAAATATTCCCTCATCTTTGCTTGGTAGAGGGAATGTAATCCTTTGATATTTATTTCTTCTACAGCATGCGGTGACCAGACTAACAAAAAACCTTTTGATGCTGGTATCTGTCCTAGACTATACTCTTTGGGAGcttatatagatatattttcAAGTCTTATAacttaaatgaaattattagaTAAAATCAGGCTGGCCTGTTGAAGTCAAGCATCGATGCCACATTCTACTGTTGGGGTCCACCAGCCTGGGATAAGAAATGACTTCAGGAATTGGAAGGTAGACATAGTGAGTGTTGCATATGCCTACAGTAATGCCACTATATCCAGCAAATGCGCCATGAACCTGCCAAACCCACATCCACATTGAATAGACATTAGCAGGACTGAACCGTTGCAAAAGACTTGAAAAAGCTAAAGGAAATCTGAAAACAAGTGAAAGAGGCACTTAAAGAACAACCCTATATATGAAATGACTAGCAAACCCTAGGTGATTTGAGCGATGCTCACTTGAACTTAGGCCAAGTCAAAATGATTAAGTTTGATCAATCGCTGAAACTGCCAGATCTCAGCTTGCCAACTCAGGCATGCTTGAGCTCTCATAGGCTTGCCTATTGAAACAAGGCAGGTTTGAGGTTGAGTTAAATAGGGCCCTGATCAAGCCACAATCTTACATGGCCCAGCCAAATTGAGCATAGATGCAATTACAAAAGACAATTTCTAATCCAACCCTGGAATAAATATATTTGCTGAACCAATTTCTGAACAGGACCAAAGTTCACAGCTGGACCTACCAGGTCCATAGATGTCAATAAGAGATAAAATTTCCTAACTATATTTAAGACTCTTTTTTATATCACTCTCTGTATGACTGGATGACTGCTTCAAGTGGTCACTTTTTTTCTAACTTGAAGGAATTTCTATATATGTGCAACTCTAGATGATGCTCGTAGCAAACCTAGTACACTTCCTATGTACACAGGATGctttgtttaattgtttgttattCTCTTCAATAAAGATTttcaattacttaaaaaaagataaagatccTAACTGGAAACTGTAAAGTTTCAATCCTTTTCTGAAAAGAACTTCTACttacttcaatttttattttgtaacaaaccttttatttaatttttaatttttaagttatgcATGCACAtagtggggtttttttttttttttaatggtttaagCCCATCTGCTCTCACTGCTTACTGTCATCCTCCATCTACtgtgtcatttttattttttattttaaaaaagaccAGGCTGTCAATGTAATTAATGCTTTTCATTTCTAAATCTCTAGCTGAATGGAAAAAGGGGATattgttaaaatacttaaaaacttaaaatttataattattatcacatgctttcattacaatattttattttattttattttttaatttgatagttagttacaataattttaattattatcactatttaacaaaaaaaaaaaaaaagctttaaaatatataaaatatacagagcaatataaataaataaataattaactgTTGTGTCTCGTGTCATGTCATATCTGTGCTTCTTAGGTTTCACATGCACATTTCCACTAAAAATCAGTTATAAATTCGGCATTTCATGTACATAACCCACCATGATTGGTTCTAAGTCTAGACGTACTGGATATAAAACCAATTCAATTTTGAACTTGTTTTATTTGGTGCTAACTTCAAGTCTAGACATACTGGATGTAAAACCAATTTGATTTTgaacttgttttatttttggttcagCTTATATAAGAATTTAATCAGTTTTTTTGGTTTGCCAAAAACCTCACTGGTACCACCAATTATTATTgaaccaaacccagaaaactGGTCCAACCTTGATAATGATAAAGCATCCTATTTTGTGATGAAAGTCTTGATCTTGGCTCATCACATTGCAAATAACCCAAACAAAAGATGTTTATTTTCCTCAGGTGATCTACTTGCCCAGCTTCAATGTCATAGCAGTCCCCACTAAGGGATTGGTTGATAGTAGGGTTGTTGAGAAATGTCATTTACTGCTTCTTGGTCCTATGTTTTTACTTAAGATATTCTTGTGAATTGGGTTTAAACAAGATGAAGCCCTTGATTACATTCCCCAGACCTACCAAGTAAGAGATGCTAAGCTATAGGCTAGTCTCTGGCCATCACTACTGAAATCCCTACACCTGTGAACTGCTACTTATCCAGGCAGTAGAGAGActatatattaatgttagaataatggttgaGTGAGTAAATTCACCATTCCCAATCAGCTTAATCTTTTGGGACAAgtggtaatttaacatggtaccAAAGCATATGATTTTGAGTTCGAACATTGTCTCTACTCTCTACTTTACCTCttgtttaaaaatttacaaattacatgTGTTGAGTCCACTCAGTGAGCGGAGTTTGGACCCATAATGATGGGGAATGTTAGAATAATCGTTAAATGATCAAATTCACTTATTCTTATTAGCTTAAACTTTTTAGACAAAGCTTAACAATtactatgagagagagagagagagagagactcacaGCATTTTGTCCTAGTACAGTGCATAGAATTCCATCTGATGCATTTGCACGGCATGCACGGATCATGTATGTGGGATCAATATACTTCACATCAACTGGAACACTAATCGCCTTGAAAGCTTTTTTAATCTGACAAAACAATGTTAATTAGATATCAGTAAATAGAGTAAGCCCAATGAATGTAGAGTACACATGAAGggattcccaaaaaaaaaaaaaatttgagttgcCCAGAATACTAGTAATTCTTTGGAAGCAAGAAAGATTATACACAacagaataaaatattatgctGACTCAAAAGCATCTGTGCCTTTTGAAATATTGCTTAATATGGTAGAAAATGCAAAAGTGTCAACATTAAgttcaatataaaatatttgaaagaatATATGCTATCAGATTCAGTAACACAAGATAGCCACCATAGCTACGTCATCATTGAAACTTATCCCGTATTTTGATGATGCCATCTTAGGTAAGATTGTATCTGAGTAATTAGAATAGAACCTCCAAGTCTTTTCATGATTGAATTCAGAGATATCAACGCAGCCTCTCACAACATATCCATCAAgaaaacagaattttaaaaaggaagtgagagagagggagagaattTGAGAAATAATGAGATAGGCAGTAGACAAATGCAACATGGgctaaatgttttaaaatacaCGATcagtaataattaataaaattatctcCAAttctgataattaaaaaaaagggagtaTAACCAATTATTTCCAGCTAAAGTACAGAAGCACATGGTCTTGTGCACTGCACATAACATCAAAGGAGTCAACTCACAAAATGTAGTCTTGGCAAAAGACACTAACAGAACTTAGATCCTGAAGGCTTGAAGATAGCATAATTTTAACTCTCTGACAAATGACAAGTACAAGGTCAAACAGCAATCTATTTTTATCTATGCAACACATATCAACTGATCTAACAAGTTACACATTCAGTCAAGTCATCTCATCGTTCATCAACCCACTGACTTCGGTTGTCTCTAGTGTCATGGAGATCAAGATCACATGAATTAAGTCAAAACACAACCACCAACCTCTTGTTGAATGTGTACACCGATATCTCCAAATACAACGTTTCCAGATGCATCCTTAGCATTAGTTTTCTGAAGAAAATCCTGCATcaggaaaaaacaaagaatgaaaaattttacTGTCTTAGGGGGAAAGATATCAGGAAGAAGTTATAACATTTATGCGATGTTGTGGAATGTACAAAAAATGGTTCGTCATAGTTTTTACTGAAGCCAAAAAAGGACTGCACAATGACTATCACCTGATCAGTAATAGTATTCAacctaaaaccaaaaatatgtAATCCTTATGCAAGTTACCTGTCCTGCTCCCTCTGCTACACAGACAACTGCTGAACCCTTTGTCTCAATTAGGTATTTCAGATGTCGCAGAACACCATGAGGCCCATGCAAATTAAAAGGTACCTTAAATGTGCATATAAGCAGTTTTAGTAATGGCTAACAAAAATAAGCATCCAAATGACCACTAGTAATAAGTACCTCAGGAATCTGATTGAAAAAAAAGTACCTCAGGAATCAAACATATGTCAATTTGTCCACTCGATAGGGCTGCATGCATAGCTATAAATCCACTGCTACGGCCCATCAATTTCACAATGCCAACACCATGATAAGCACTGTGTGCCTATAACAAGATTGAggccaattttttattttttttttcatttcaccaTGAGTGGATCAACACCAGGAAATAATTCAGCAGGAAACATTAATTGAGAAACATAAATATATGCAAAGGCAACTTAAAATGCATGTGAAGTACCTCTATATATGCAGAATTTATTGCTCTTTGTGCTTCTTCAACAGCAGTatcaaaaccaaaagttttatCCATCAGCAGAATATCATTGTCGATAGTTTTTGGCACACCAACTACAGCCACCTTCATCCGTCTTGTACGGCACTGAAAGCAGAAGATATATGAACTTAGACCTCAGGAAGGATAAAAGGCAAGCCCCTAGAAGGAAATAGAGCAAGCACTAGCAACTTGTAAAGACAAATTCAGGAAGGAGCCACAACTGCACATCCTGTAAGATTTGTTTATTAGTAAGTTACACATCCattgggtcttgaacccacgacCTCACCCTCCTCCTTGCTTTCACTAGGGGAGGAGGTGCCACTTAGGCGAGAGCTCATTGGCTCTTGATATTATTATCTTCATGATACAGCAGTACATTATTTTTTGTGGGGGATAAGTAGCAGTACATCATTATCTCATTTCCATTAGCCTTGAAGATGAAGACAGCACTGATATTTTACAGTATATTGCATTCAAATGCATGTtcacattatttattttgttaatatcattcatttatttaattgacTTTATAACATGAACTTGTAATGGGAACTAGATAAACAACTCAGAAGCAATATTTTGCATCTGGAAAAGCTTCTCTGTGCAGATTTCATTCTGGAAAGAATATCTTAACAATGCATGAGAAAACTAAATCAAATGGTGAGCAAAATTAGTGCAAAAGTACAGGCTTAATAACCTCAATATGTATTGCATTGGCCCCAGCATGCGTGCCGTTCCCTCCCAACACAAAAAGCATGTTGATTCCTCTTTCCTGGCATTAACATGCAAAATATA contains:
- the LOC115995388 gene encoding ATP-dependent 6-phosphofructokinase 5, chloroplastic, translating into MGTLSHAITPKLALPGHDFSSSSSYYGLTFPSYLNSRFQGSNSTTRLAKKIRVSAESAKHRPAIDFSDPDWKSKFQNDFETRFNIPHITDVFDDAVSIPSTFCLRMRTPVSEEFARGYPSDEEWHGYINKNDRVLLKVIRYSSPTSAGAECIDPDCTWVEQWVHRAGPREKIYFRPEEVKAAIVTCGGLCPGLNDVIRQIVITLEIYGVKKIVGIPFGYRGFSAKELNEMPLSRKVVQNIHLSGGSLLGVSRGGPSISEIVDSMEERGINMLFVLGGNGTHAGANAIHIECRTRRMKVAVVGVPKTIDNDILLMDKTFGFDTAVEEAQRAINSAYIEAHSAYHGVGIVKLMGRSSGFIAMHAALSSGQIDICLIPEVPFNLHGPHGVLRHLKYLIETKGSAVVCVAEGAGQDFLQKTNAKDASGNVVFGDIGVHIQQEIKKAFKAISVPVDVKYIDPTYMIRACRANASDGILCTVLGQNAVHGAFAGYSGITVGICNTHYVYLPIPEVISYPRLVDPNSRMWHRCLTSTGQPDFI